A region of the Micromonospora sediminicola genome:
TCATCAAGCGGGCGGAGCCGGAGATGGTTGCCGCCGTCCAGCGGACCCAACGCCGGCTCGCGGGCAGTGTTTCTCAGCCGATGTAGGGCTGCGGGCGGTTCTCGTAGCCGTGATTGACTCGAAGCAGGGTCGACGGGTGGATTTCGAGCGCGGCCAGCTCGTCGCGGGCGACCCATCGAACCTGGCTCGACTCGTCGCTGGGTGTCAGGCCGCCACCTACGGGTGTGGCACGGAAGCAGAGCGAGAACTGTTGTCGCACTTCACCGTTCGTGTATGCGATCACGTGGGCCGGGTCGGAGTACACCCCGACTATCCCGGTGACTTCGATGCTGATTCCGGTTTCCTCCTGCGTCTCTCGTGCTGCCGTCTCCGCGACTGATTCGCCAATCTCTTGGCCACCGCCGGGAAGCGACCACAAGCCGTTGTCGGTGCGTTGGATCAGCAGCACTCGCTCATGCTCGTCGCAGACGAAGACCGAGACAGCCACGACGATGCTGTTGGCCTTCGGTGCGTTCGGGTCGTGGTAGTGCTCGGTTCTCGCCACGGAACTAGGGTGCCATCTCCGAGTCGCCGAGAGGGTACGACGACAAGAGTGCCCGGTCGAAGCTGTCGGCGTAGGTCCTGAACATGTCCCCGCCGGAGATCCGGCGCAGGTGCATGACGGGAGCGTGCGGCGCCGGGATTCCGAGGACGTGTGTATTGACCAGCATCTCGTCGTCGAACCGGTAGATCGAGTTGTAGAGGGTTGTCTCGTGGTACCTGACCTCGACGCCTGGGGTCTCTCTCAGGCGGTCGTAATACTGCCTGACCTGTCGGATCTTGGCTGCCATGACGCCGGGCGCACCCTCCTCGATGCTTCTCCGCTCGATCGTCGGGCGGTCTGGGTCGCCGAGCAGAACGCGGATGGAGACACCGTTGAGCGCCTTCTGCCGGAGGGTGTCGATCAGTCCAGGGTCTTGCTCAACCAGGAAGAGTCCCGCGTACGCGAGAACGTCAATTCGCTCTTCTGCCCTTTCGATGAGCCGGCGCCAGACCTCATATGGCACGGACGACCGCCGCGAGTAGACCTGAATGATCTCGTTCTGCCCCAGCCGGGATGCCTTCTCGGCGGTCACCGCCTTCGGCCAGAGGTATGACTCGCTCTCACGGATGAGCGCGGCGATCGCGTGCCGGTGGCGGGGGTAGGGGGTCCTGTCTTGCGTGATCCAACGCTCGACCGTCTTTGGGTCTACGTCGATCTTCTCAGCAAGCGAAGCAGGGGTCATGCCGTTGCGGAGCATGGCGTCGCGCAGTCGATCGTTCGGCATCAAGCGCCTCCAAGGGACGACTAGGACGCATTTAAGTTAGCAAAGACGTCCCGAGTTGTCCATGTGGTCGGGTGGCTCGTCCCGCTTTCTAGACGAGCCTTATTGGCAGAGGTCACGAGCAAGAGTCCGAAGGGGACTCGCTCAAGCTGGCCCAAGACCCAGGAGGTTTGTTGTGAAGCTGTACGTGGACACCGCGAGCAAGCAGGTCCAGGTGACGAAGGACCCGGAGCCGAAGAACGACCAGAACGGCAACCAGCGGTCGGAGAAGAACACCGGCCGGCTCATGTGGTCGACCCAGGTCTTCGTGCTCGACGAGACCGGCGGCGAGATCATCACCATCACCACGGCGGGAGAGAAGCCGAACGTGACGGTGGGGCAGCTCGTCGCGGTCGAGCAGTTGGAGGCCATCCCGTGGGCGACCAACGGGCGCAACGGCGTCGCGTTCCGTGCGATCACGCTGAAGCCGAAGGCTGGCACCTCGGCGGCGAAGTAGTCCCTCGATCCACCTGTGCTGCGTGAGCTTCTGGTGTCTGACGCGCACCCGCGCGTGAAGCGGCCTGAGGTCCGCTGACAACGACAAGTGAAGAAACGGTCCGGGAGTGGTTCCGACTCCTATGCTCCCGGCCCGGTCACCACGTCGTGGTGGTGGCAACCCCGCAAGAGCTGGCGCGGGGTCGGTCCGACTCCTACATCTGCCGACCCCGTGCCCTCCAACTCATCCGACCCAACTCGCGATTGGGAGGACTCGTCGTGTCCAAGCCTACCCGCCCGAGCGGCCTGCCCACAGGACTGCACTTCCTGCAGGCCCGCGCAGGCTACAAGTCCGAATACACCTGGGCCGACCACGAGAAGGCCGGTGTTCCCATGGTCGTGGCCTGCACCGGCTGCGAAATGACCATGGCCGGCGCTCTCGCCCTCATCGACTCCAACGGCTACTGCTGGTGCCCCGCCTGCGGCGACACGGGAGGTCGTCATGAGTAAGCCCGCCGCCCGCCGCCCGTTCGGCGGCAAGTCGAACAACACGATCACGGTGATCGAGGCCAAGGTTCACCGGTCCTCGGCACGCAACGCCCGGTTGGCGTTCATCCTCACGGCGGTCATCGTCGGCCTTCTGTCGGCCGTGGTGGCCGCTTCCTACATCCACCCCATCCTCGCCGTCATCGTCGGCGCGCTCATCGGGGTTCCCCTCGGCGGCCTCGCCTGGGTCCTCGTCCGCATCTGGCCGGTCCTGCGGCTGCTGTGGTGGTGGACCCCGGAAATCGGGATCACCACGTTCCTTGGCATCTGCTGGGTGCAGCTCGCCAACCACACCCCGATGCCCATCACCCTGACGGTCGTCGCCCTGGTCGTCGGCGTCCCCGCCGCCCTGCCGGCATCCCGCCGGACGGTGGTCGCCTGGACGTGGTGCCTGATCGTGCGCCACCGGCTGCGCGTGTGCTTCGCGCAGTTCATCATCGCCAACCAGTCCGGCAGCCTGCCACTGATCCTGTGGGCCAAGCCCACGCCGGTCGGTGAGCGGGTCTGGGTCTACCTGCGCCCCGGCCTCTCGTTGGCCGACCTGGAAGGCCGTCTCGACCGCATCGCGGTCGCCTGCCACGCCTCGACCGCTCTGATCGAGCGGGCCTCGGACGGCAACGCCGCCTACCTGCGCTTCGACATCAAGCGCCGCGATGTCCTCACCGCCCAGGTGAGTTCCCCGCTCGTCGACGTCATCGACCCCGACACCCCGGCAACCGAGCGGATCCCGGCCACCGTGCCCACCGCCCTGGACCTGCCCGACATCGACGCCCCGACCGTCACCCTGCCCACCCAGCAGGGCAAGCCGGCGGTCAAGAAGCCGGCCACCACCGCCAACGGCAGCAAGCCCGCGGCTTCCCCCGCCAGCGACGTCGACGACGTCTCCGACTGGATCTAACCGCCCTACCCAACCGGTCGCGGAGAGCCCTCGGGCTCGTTCGTGTGGCTCTCCGCGCCCACCAACCGCCCAAGGAGGGCACCCATGACCACCACAACCGCCCCGACGTCGGAGATCCCGGTGGGGCCTGGCCTGTCGATGTTCGACCCCATCTTCGTCGGCATCGACGAGTTCGGTCACCCCGTCTACATCACCCTCGCCTACCGCAACCTCCTCGCCGGCGGAGAACCCGGCGGAGGCAAGAGCGGGCTCCTGAACACCCTCGCCGCCCACGCCGCCCTGTCCGTCGACTCCCGCCTGGTGCTGCTCGACGGCAAGCTCGTCGAACTCGGGCAGTGGGAGGACTGCGCCGACGCGTTCATCGGCCCCGACATCACCGCCGCCCTCGACATCCTCCGACGCCTCCAGCTGGTGATGAACAACCGCTACGCCTGGCTCCGCGCTCACGGGCGCCGCAAGGTGACCGCCGCCGACGGGCTGTCGGTCATCACCGTCCTCGTCGACGAGATCGCCTACTACTCCGCCACCGTCGGCACCAAGCAGGAACAAGAAGAGTTCGTCGCTCTCCTGCGCGACCTGGTCGCACGCGGCCGCGCCGCCGGCATCCCCGTGGTCGCCGCGACCCAGCGGCCCAGCTTCGACATCATCCCCACCAGCCTGCGGGACCTGTTCGGCTACCGCGCCGCGTTCCGCTGCACCACACCCAACACCTCCAACATTGTGCTCGGACACGGCTGGGCCGAGCAGGGCTACACCGCCACCGACATCGCCCCCACCAACCAGGGCGCGGCCTACCTCATCGCCGAAGGCGGCACCCCCAAGCGCATCAAGGTCGCCTACCTCACCGACACCCAGATCGCCGGCATCGCCGACTACGCCGCCTGGATCCGCCGGCCCCGACCGTTACCGACCCTGATCCCGGACCTGACCCGGGCGGACTTCGAGGTGGTGGCATGACCACCCGCGAACAGGCCCACGCCCGCGCCAACAGCCAGCGGGCCGCCCAGTACGTCGAGATCTGGGTCATCGCCCAGCCGAGCGAGATCGCCTCGATGGTTCAGGTCGCCTCGGCCAGCGGCCGACTCGTCTACCTCGGCCCACCCCAAGCGGTGGGCGGCGATGACACCCGACAGCGCCGCTACCTGCGGCTGCGCACCCGATAGCAGTCGACGGAACCGGCCTCAGCCCTGGAAAGCGATCCGGTTCCGCCGACCTCCACCAACAGCCCCGAAAGGACGTGGCTGCCA
Encoded here:
- a CDS encoding NUDIX domain-containing protein; translated protein: MARTEHYHDPNAPKANSIVVAVSVFVCDEHERVLLIQRTDNGLWSLPGGGQEIGESVAETAARETQEETGISIEVTGIVGVYSDPAHVIAYTNGEVRQQFSLCFRATPVGGGLTPSDESSQVRWVARDELAALEIHPSTLLRVNHGYENRPQPYIG
- a CDS encoding XRE family transcriptional regulator, which produces MPNDRLRDAMLRNGMTPASLAEKIDVDPKTVERWITQDRTPYPRHRHAIAALIRESESYLWPKAVTAEKASRLGQNEIIQVYSRRSSVPYEVWRRLIERAEERIDVLAYAGLFLVEQDPGLIDTLRQKALNGVSIRVLLGDPDRPTIERRSIEEGAPGVMAAKIRQVRQYYDRLRETPGVEVRYHETTLYNSIYRFDDEMLVNTHVLGIPAPHAPVMHLRRISGGDMFRTYADSFDRALLSSYPLGDSEMAP
- a CDS encoding FtsK/SpoIIIE domain-containing protein encodes the protein MTTTTAPTSEIPVGPGLSMFDPIFVGIDEFGHPVYITLAYRNLLAGGEPGGGKSGLLNTLAAHAALSVDSRLVLLDGKLVELGQWEDCADAFIGPDITAALDILRRLQLVMNNRYAWLRAHGRRKVTAADGLSVITVLVDEIAYYSATVGTKQEQEEFVALLRDLVARGRAAGIPVVAATQRPSFDIIPTSLRDLFGYRAAFRCTTPNTSNIVLGHGWAEQGYTATDIAPTNQGAAYLIAEGGTPKRIKVAYLTDTQIAGIADYAAWIRRPRPLPTLIPDLTRADFEVVA